TTCAACCAAAAAAGATTCCTGTCCTGGTCCTCCCAGCCCTCCTCATCACAGTAAATGTACTGGAAGGAAAGACAGAGGCTAAGTCTTTTACCTTGTCTGGCACTGGCAAACAGAGGATACACTAGCTGATCTTTGAACATGCAGGACAGTTTCTGTAGATCTTTATACACTTGTGCAGCATTCTCACcttgcaaaataaacaaaacggGAAGAATTAGGAATTGTTGGTAAAATAGAGCTTAAAATTGTTGAGTTTACCAGAAGATTAGACGAGAAATGCAATTAACACTAACCTTGATTCAGGTCTAAGTATTCAGTGCATCCAAACTGGTGAAACTACTGTGCTTTCCATATAATAGGGTCATTTCATTATAAGGAGAAAAAACACATGGCTCTCAAACCAAATTTCTCTCATCAAAAGGTTTTTAAGCTATTATACAGTTACTAATACTTCATATTTATTTAAGACTTTCTAGTACAGTAAACTTCTGTGTTTGATTTACTTGACTCCATAGTTTAAAATGGCAATCCCCATACACTGAAATACTGTAATTCTGTGTTGAGAGGGCTTACCTAGAGATAAGAAGAAAGCAAACCTATACACATACACGCATATTCAAGGAGAAGAAAACACGTGCCAATGACTGCTTAGTCTATTAGAAAAATAGGAACTACCAAAATTTTCTCTAAAAGACAATTGTAATGAGCTTCATTGTAATGAGCTTCAAGGTATTATGAAAAAAATGCTTATGGCCTATACTGGTGGGTCctaaagtatttttttattaaatctcTGACCAAATCAGTAAACATGAAAGTAAATGCAAGAGACTAATCAATGCAGTAGGCTAGTTCCTTTCATGTTTGAGATTAGGTTAACACTTGTTGGTCTTGAATTTGGTGTTCCTTAGTGAGTAGAAATCAACACTAATACTAGCATAATACTAATGCACAATCCATGTTGGGCTAAAACAGAGACTGTTTAATGCTGCCATTCAATTTTTACCTGGGCAAAAGCAAATATTGCTTATTTGTGTAACATTTGTACAATATATGCATTCTTCTGATAATTTTCTATAACTAAATAATAAAGATCAAAGCTTTAGATTCCATTAATAAAACTACAAAGCTTACCTAGTCTATTTGAACGAACATAGGACACGGGAGATAACTGCACTTTCTTTACACTTTTGATATTCTCGTTGATCTTCAATGTAGCTAAAGGAAAACATTCAAATGGAATCAGCGCATGTTAATACACTCACAAGCAACCAAAATTTGTTACAGATCTTGCACTATTCCACCTTTATTTGAGAAATCCTGCATAAACTTTAGGTACTTAATGGCAACGTGTTGGAATACTAGTACAATTTCATCTCAGGTGGGGAGAAAGTTCACTTTCTCTCTTTTCACACACCCAAAATTTGAGGAGTTCCAATCTCAGTTCCACATTATGAAGCATTAACTAGGTGCTTAGCTACAGGAATGAATTTCAGTGTAGCTTTGGGAATAACTATCTGCATCTTTAGTACATGAATCCAAAATTAGTACTTGATCCAGGGACCAAAAAGGGCCTTAAGTGTGCAAATCCCAAACCACACtaatctcattattttaaacaactGAGCCATAAATATCGTAAATGACTCAtatatgtgtgtgggtgtgtgtgtgtgtgtatacacacacacacccacacacccattcAAAAATTAGACTGGCTGTGTTGTCCATTTACACAAAGCCAATTTTAATGCTTGAATTTAACTGACACATATGCACAGCAGTAAAAGAATGCTGCACTTTTGGAAATACTGTCCATGTATAATACATCAATTGCTGCTCTGCTTAATCAGGTGGACTCACAATATTTCATTATACGTTGTAATTAAAATAGGGATTTCTCCCAGACACTGGACTATACTTATCATTTAAACAAAAGTACTGAAACAGATCAATTGGTCCTAAGCAAAGGGTTAAAAGGAGGATAAtttgaaacaaatggaaaaagaCTATTTGAACCGAAAATTAGAAATTCAGGGATCTAAAATTAGAAGTGCCACTTAACAGTTACCACAATATAAAACAAGTCAcgcaagataaaaaaaaatttacagaaCATTTGACAAATTACATCATTCTTCATACAAAGCTAGCATACAATACCATTGACTACAACCAGATTTCCCATTGGGATGCAGCTGAGTGTAGCAGACCCATCTTCACACAAGGAATGATTGTATTGTAATCTATAAAGACCTCCGTTCTTCCATTTTTCAGGCATTTGGCCAACCTTCAGACTGGAATCCTGGGAAAATACAAAGATTTTTggtttttgaaagttattatcaCCTACTTTTGAATCTCAAACATAGTTTCAGCTTTGAAGAAGAGGGACTGAAAGCTCAATCGGAGTTATTCAAGAGTGACCTAGGTGACACTTCAGAGGTTGACACCTCAACTCATTCTATAAAGCCCACCTGAAGCAGCAGTATTAAAATCCTGTATGTTGGTTGTTGGATTATCTTCCACTTAAATTTCCCCCATCAACTTTGAACCAACCAATGTTTATaaagacagaaatgaggtgaaAACTAATTATCAAGTCTGCTTATGGAGTAGTAGTTATTATTACCAATGATCCTAGAAAAAAACAAATCCATTAATTCCCATCCAAATCAAATGGAAGGTATGAATAGTGGTGTTAAATTGCAGAATCAGAGAATAATACATTACAGAAAGAAGGAAGATATTAAATCTTGCCTTTACTGACCTTTTGAAGAGCTAACCATTTAATCTCATCCTCCAACCCTGTCAATTCTCTCTCAAttttttatccaattcccttttgaatatgGTTATAATGTTATGTTTCTACAACTCTTTCGGACAGTGCATGACAAATAACAATAAGtcattgtattaaaaaaaagcttccttatgtcccctctgatacctgtgccaatctaattaaaccTCATTCCTCTACTTACCAATCCTATGCTCCCTGGAtacttagattttttaaaaaacttttcaaaaaccATTCCTCCAATCATATAGCGCACAAGGTTACCAGGAAATAAGTacaactccagctccagtaaATCTCTCATGCACCATCTGTGAATCTCAGCATGCTTTCTAAAGTATGATGCTCAGTATTGGTTAAGTATCAGTTGAAGATTTAGCATAACCTTGTACACTATTAGTCCACTACAAAAGCCAAACTCTCCATTTGATATTTTGAACATTTGCAATGTTCACCCACTTTCAAAGATTATTTTCAAAGGGTCTTGCTTTTCAGCCGATTGGGAAGCCTGTGATTCTGAGCTCAGAATTTAGGCTTGACCATCAGCAGCAGGAACGCTACATCGTTGAGCTGCTTTTTTGTGATTAAGGCACAAGTGTGACCCCACATGCCCATCCTAGTAGTCAAGGTGTAAATTTTAAAAGATTTGCATTAATATCCCCCACCACATTTTGAAGAGAAACATGATGACCTCAGGTGTTCTGGATAACAATTTCCTTGATAAATATCACCAAAATATAAGCACCAATTGAACATTCAATTTGTTGTTCTATGTGGGATAAAATTAATACAAGAAAGCTGCTGTGTTTGTCAACCACCGCTGCATTTCTCAAGCCATTCtatacagattttttttgaaatgagGTCAAGAACAAATGAACTAAAATTTATATACTATTTCCACATCTTCACAACATCCTATTTATTGACATAAAATACATTTACAGTTAATTAACTGTAGCATTTAGAAttactgccacacagctccagtggctgGGGTTCAATACTCTCCTCGTGCCatccttgtggagtttgcacattccagCTGTGACCACATTGGTTGCAAACGGTTTTCTCCCGAATCTCAAAAATGTGCTGGTAAGTAAATTGGCTGCAGTGAACTGCATCCATtggaggtgggtggcaggagaatcggggtGTTCATGGGCATGAGAGGAAATGGAACTGATATGAATGCTTTGAAATTTggcaatgagctgaatggcctcctctgtcatAAGGAAAGGTCGGTAGAAAGTATACAGCCATTTTGCACATAGTGAGATCCCACAGATAAATGACAGGTAATTTGTTTCGAAGGTCTGACATTGGCAGACTTTCACTCCCTAAATTGTATTTGGAGGTCTTTCACATAACATAAGAAGATGTAAGAGCACTTTTCAATGCTGTGTGGACTGATCCGTTAAAAAAGTAGCACAAGTACTGCCCATTTTGCTTCACTCATAAGACACTTGTGTATTTTAAAATAGAGAAAACATGGAAGAGAAATCCAGTGGTTTAGAGAGAGAAATATAGAAACTGGTGAAAATTACAACTGCAAGATTCTCAAAACAGAGTTGGAGATAGACACAAGAATTGTAATTCTATTGATTTAGAACCAAATTCATTTCATCAGGTCAACATctccaaaaacaaaaggaaacgcAAATGAAGTAAAGAATTATCATACATGACTATCATATTTAAATATAATGTCACTCTAAAATTGTTTACCTGTGGAATGTACCCTGCCTCCAGCATGAGGAGGTGAAGCACCACAATCAGAGCGTCTTTTGGGTCAGTACACTGAGCTGAGTGATAAAGTGTTTCTAACGAATGTGGCACCTGCCCATCAGTTGCTTCACTGCACAACATTGGCTCACGTGGATATTTTGTTTCTTCAACTGTCACAGACATGTCATCCGATGATGAAATCAGGAAGTTTGCTCCAGACTGTTGAACTGTGGGAGAGTCATCCTTATGACTGGTCTGAAGTCCACCCACACTATTCTCAAGGGTCTGATTCCGAGCAGTATGGGAGCATGATGGTTGCTCCCTAACATTCAAGTCTGTTgcagaggcagaggctgaggcaGTCGAGGAATCTGGTACTATCAAGCAGATCAAATCTCCAGTGACTATTCCAATAGACTTCATAGTTTGCTGGTCATCAGTCAGAACATCTTTCCCATTTAAACTGATTTTAAACTCTGTACCACTACtgtaaaataagagcaaaaaaggcttcaaaattaaaaaaaaaacttacaacatATTTAAAATGATTATACGGACTGTCCctgcaattcccttttgaaaactaaAGAAAAGCTCCTCTGCATCACCACCcccctcaacacacacacacacacacacacacacacacacacacacacacaaacacacacagtaaAAACCAATAATGTAGAACCTGGGACAAGACAGCATAGACCAAAAACTACTATGCCACTATCACAATCAACTCCcttctgttttacttttaatGTGGTTGAGCAATATGTAAAAAGAGTTATTTAATAAAAATTACAGAAAACATAACACAATGTCAATCTACAAAAGGAAGTTAACAAATCTATGTTTAAATGAAAATTGTAAACTTTGCAGATCAATTTTTAAGAAATTATCAACCTAATTGTTGTTTGTAATTGTGTCAACTGCTACATAGCTAGTATTCCAACAATAACTCTACAAGGAAAATAGAAATAAAGGGACATCTAAAAAGCATATAATGATTTACTTTTTCTTCTACTTATTTGAATACATCATCCAAGAAAATGTTTGCTACCTATTCTAAATCTACTAACACACTTACCtaaccattgaaagcatcctatctggatgtatcatggcttggtaaggcaactgctctgcccaggaccgcaagaagctgcagagagttgtggacacagcccagtgcatcacagacaccagcctcccctccttggactctgtctttatctctcgttgtcttggtgtagcagccagcataatcaaagaccccacccacccgggatattctctctcctcttccatcgggtagaagatacaggtgcctgagggcacgtaccactagacttaaggacagcttctaccccactgtgataagactattgaatggttcccttatacaatgagatggactatgacctcacgatctacctcgttgtgaccttgcacctcattgcactgcactttctctgtagctgtgacactttactctgtactgttactgtttttacctgtactacatcaatgcactttgtactaactcaatgtaactacagtgtaatgaattgacctgtacgatcagtttgtaagacaagcttttcactgtaccttggtacaagtgacaataataaaccaataccaatgtctttATTTCTCCCAACCTACTTAGATATTTTTCATTAGACTTGGTTTATTCCAACTCCTTCATGTGTCCTTTTCAAATCAGAGCTtgaattgtaccttcctcaagcAAGATTTCCCGTTCCTACCTCAGAGAACAGTACTGGTAGAATTCCATGCTACCGTGTTATATGAAACAAGGCCAGGCCACATGCCATCTCAGAAGGacttaaaatatttaacaaagtTGGGGGAGCTATAGGTGtaccctgaccaatatttatccttcgaACAAGACCTTTCAATACCTATAACTAGAAATACCCCTGCATAATTAAAAAAAGATGCTATGCAGTACACAACTGGCATAACACAGAGCAGAGCAATTTTGCACACTTCTCTGGCTGACTTAGCACCTGTCAGTAAATTTTACCTGAGATTTCATTTGCTGTAGTAGCTCTTTTACTGCTGTAAACCACCAACATTTTCCCCAAATGACAGTAGTGCTAATCCCAAAATGCATTTCTAGtatgattttcaacctcactgtcCTGATTAAAGACAGCGCttgtttaaaaacataaatagaagcaagagCAAGTCACTTGGCCCCTGATCTGCACAGCCATTTAGTCGGATCATGACTAATCTTCTACGTCAGCACCACTCTCTTGCACATaccccacatcctttgattcccttgatattgaaaaatctatccatctccatcttaaatatacacagccctcttgggtagagaattccaaatattcactaacCTCTAGGAGAAGGAATTTCTTGTTTATGccttgaatggctgactcctcaTTTTGCAACTGTGTTCCTTGGTTTTAGGcacctcaactctgcatctactgtACCCTTTCAAACTGTGTAAGAAATTTGTACCCTTCCACAAGATCATcctacattcttctaaactccggagagtataggcccagtcttcTTAAACAAGCCTCTTACGACAAGACCACTCCCCACACCAGGTATCAATCTGGCAAACCTtcgctgcactctctctattgcgtGTATATTGTTCCTTAGATATACATAATGTaggcacaagatactgcagatgctagaatctggagcaagacacaaaacactggaggaacagcaggtcaggcagcatctatggagggaaatggatggttgacattttgggccaagacccttcagtccagaggaagggtctcagcccaaaacatcaactgtccgtttccctccatagatgctgcctaacccactgagttcctccagctttttgtgtgttgctttgtaCATAATGTGCCAGATGCAGTCATACCAGAGCTCTGTATAATTGAAGCAAGCGTTCCCtagtattcaaatcctcttgtaataaagggcaATATTACATGTGCCATCCCGTTggtttgctgtacctgcaaattaaccttaagTGATTTGTACAATGAAAATACCCCGAACACTGACACTTCCAATACCtcacttgttaaaaaaaaatgcatctctCAATAGTCACTCTTAGCTTGTTAGACGCAGCATCATTCCAGGCAGCTACTTTGACCTCTGCAACATCTCAGTTTGCTGCTACATTAGGAAGCTCGCCCAACCTTCTCGGAGAGAAGACTTCATCTGctgtttcttccacagatgtAGGTAGAGTGGACACAGCGATTTACAGTTACACAAGGAAATCTGACAACAGTGCTGCAATTCTTGCAGTTGAAGATTTCAATCTACCCAGGACTTTCACCATTTGCAATATGGTGACCTGCATGCTGTTTTAATTCTATTGACATGGTAGGGAAGTCATTTCTAGGCTTACATCTATACTAACTTTCATCTAttattttcataaaaccataattTGATAACATTGATGTGACATTCCAAACAGCTTTTGTAAAGCTATTCTGCAACAGAGTATAGAACAATGAAGTGACAGGTCAAGAAAAGTATGTCTGTGCTATAAAATCATCAAAGATATTAATAAATTCTTATTGATCATTTTTTCAATAAATAACAACATTTTGACAATGTGAAAATAAAGGCATTATTAGCAACGAAAATAATTAATAATAGAAGCCATGTTTTAACTTGGTATAACTTACTTGTAGCCTAGCGATGGCAGAAAGGAATCGGCAATCTTACTGCGCAGGTCACCGAGAGTAGGTTCCTTCTCTTCCAGCTCCACCCAGCCTCTCTGTCTTTGAATACGCACACGCAGTTTCATTTTAGCTGATTCAACATGAAGATGTTAACTGCTGTTGGAGGAAAGATGGAGTGGGAAGAATAAGAGGAAGAATTGCATCCAAAATTACAATGTTCTcaaaccaccaccccaccccagatTTAAGTGGTTTATGTTAGTTAATTCTGTGGCATTTATGTAGCTGATGACACCGTAGCTTTGAGATGGAGCATGCACATAATCCCATTCAATAACTATGTCacttattttcttttacattttcctgGCTAGCAAGCATAACATACGATTCATGTCCAAGGTTTCCACCAATGCCACTCTGATAGATGCAAATGTTATCCAAGGGTAACTTCCCCAAAATCTGTAAGGAAAGTTATGATAGCAGGGTACAACTGGCATCTGGAACTTGGCAGAAGCTGCTTGTTCTGTGGGACAGAACACTGATGCTGAAGCCTGCCCTCAGGAAGATTAAAATTCTTAATCCCTAGATTGTTTAGTTCATTTTCAAgactgggtatcactggcaagactggcatttaatacccatctttaattgccctcgagaaggtgatgatgagccaccttcttgaagcactgcaatACTTGTGGTGAAGATGTCCCCACTGTGttattgggtagagagttccgGAACTCAAGAGTTACtggagctgtgctcatccaggcaagtggagaatattccatcacacttctgacttgtgtcATAGATAGTGGAAAAGCCTTGGGGTGCCAAGAATTTgtagagttaaaaaaaatcagtgggtctaccaccatctgtggaggcaaagggatagttgacatttcgggtgaaGGCCCTGcatcattccagcatctgcaatatcttgTGTCTTCAGGTTACAGAGTAACCTGCTAGCTACTGAACTCAATGTTACACCCTCCACTATGGGCACTTAAGGATGGCACTATGTACTATCTGCTGGGCACTGGGACAACTCACCAACTTACTTCAATAATATCTCAATATCAAGAACTCCACCAATGCAGAAGGAAAAGGCTGCAAAGAGCTCTGGAACATCATCAAGATCCCCTCCATGTAATACATTGTTGTGATTTGGACATAGGGGATTTTGGTAAAAGAGCAATGATCTAGTTTTGGTAGCATTTGGTATTCCTCATTAACAAAGTATTTCCAGCTCTGTAGACAACTCGGAGGAAAACAATTTCAAGGCAAATCCATCATCTCCATCAATTTAAGAACAAACAACGTTATAAGGTACAATGGAAGGCGTTTGCTTTCATTCCAGAACCCTTTTGGTTATGCAGTATTAAGAATAAGCGCTGGATTAAGAAATTAATGCTTCTTCGGCTAAATCAGTAATACTATTTATAATGGAAATTCAGATTGAAATAAATAAtgtcaagagaaaacaataacatattaaatattttaaaacaatgttaAAAACACTTTTTGTGAAGAAGTGGCAGGTTATTTGCTCAAAATCCCAAAACTACGGCGGAAAAGCGACAATGTACAAGGACAGCACCAACCACCTGATTTACTGGAATCCTTGAGAACGGTTTCACTTTGGCTTCGGAAGTTAAATCTATAAACAGAATGCAGGTtgtccctcccaccctc
This is a stretch of genomic DNA from Pristis pectinata isolate sPriPec2 chromosome 15, sPriPec2.1.pri, whole genome shotgun sequence. It encodes these proteins:
- the fbxo7 gene encoding F-box only protein 7 isoform X2, giving the protein MKLRVRIQRQRGWVELEEKEPTLGDLRSKIADSFLPSLGYNGTEFKISLNGKDVLTDDQQTMKSIGIVTGDLICLIVPDSSTASASASATDLNVREQPSCSHTARNQTLENSVGGLQTSHKDDSPTVQQSGANFLISSSDDMSVTVEETKYPREPMLCSEATDGQVPHSLETLYHSAQCTDPKDALIVVLHLLMLEAGYIPQDSSLKVGQMPEKWKNGGLYRLQYNHSLCEDGSATLSCIPMGNLVVVNATLKINENIKSVKKVQLSPVSYVRSNRLGENAAQVYKDLQKLSCMFKDQLVYPLFASARQALNLPDVFGLVVLPLELKLRIFRLLDVFSIISLSAVCRDLHTATNDQLLWRFLYLRDFRESRTSSHDWKKLYKEKYAMRRKTLQRFPLYLPPALPLFPGQPSPFNPFQFEPRQFYPPGIIGGEYDEHPQLPYRGDPVNRFLPGSGARSGPMPGTLPPFRPHFDPSDSVPGQLPAVPGFHASRFPGRASGGRSANIRRGII
- the fbxo7 gene encoding F-box only protein 7 isoform X1, which translates into the protein MKLRVRIQRQRGWVELEEKEPTLGDLRSKIADSFLPSLGYNSGTEFKISLNGKDVLTDDQQTMKSIGIVTGDLICLIVPDSSTASASASATDLNVREQPSCSHTARNQTLENSVGGLQTSHKDDSPTVQQSGANFLISSSDDMSVTVEETKYPREPMLCSEATDGQVPHSLETLYHSAQCTDPKDALIVVLHLLMLEAGYIPQDSSLKVGQMPEKWKNGGLYRLQYNHSLCEDGSATLSCIPMGNLVVVNATLKINENIKSVKKVQLSPVSYVRSNRLGENAAQVYKDLQKLSCMFKDQLVYPLFASARQALNLPDVFGLVVLPLELKLRIFRLLDVFSIISLSAVCRDLHTATNDQLLWRFLYLRDFRESRTSSHDWKKLYKEKYAMRRKTLQRFPLYLPPALPLFPGQPSPFNPFQFEPRQFYPPGIIGGEYDEHPQLPYRGDPVNRFLPGSGARSGPMPGTLPPFRPHFDPSDSVPGQLPAVPGFHASRFPGRASGGRSANIRRGII